The Candidatus Effluviviaceae Genus V sp. DNA window TGTTCGAACGAAGTGCCGCAAGCATCCCGGTAAAGCCTCCATGTTGTTTGAGCTCTCGAAGCGGTCAGCCGGCCCCACAGGTGGGGGCCATAGTCAAACTGCAAACGTACCACGGCATCGGGGGTCACGCAAGCGGAATGTCCCCGTTTCCTGTTGACGAAGGGCCCTATGCTTGGTATGTTCTAGCGTTTGTTACCGACACGCGCGGCCGCCGACCGTGGCCGCGCCGCGCGGATCGGTGCCCGACGGGATATCAGACCATACGAACAGCCTGAGAAGGTCCGAAGACGCTGGAAGGAAGGCATATGAAGTCACCTGCTCCCGAGAAGATCAGAAACGTCGCCCTGGTATCGCACGGCGGTGCGGGGAAGACGTCTGTAGCCGACGCCCTGTTGTATGCCGGAGGAGCCGTTTCCAGGCTCGGGAAGGTGGATGACGGTTCGTCGACCCTCGACTACTCCGAGGAGGAGAAGAAGCGGCAGATCACGCTGAGCCTGGGGCTCGGTCACTACACACGGAACGGGGTCAAGGTCAACGTGCTCGACTGTCCCGGGTACGCCGATTTCTACGGCGACGTTCGGGCGGGCCTCCGCGTCGCCGATGCGGCCGTGCTGCTCGTCGCGGCGCCTTCCGGCGTCGAGGTCGGGACCGAGCTCGTCTGGCAGTTCCTCGAGAGCGACTCGAAGCCTCGCATCATGTGCGTGAGCAAGATGGACAAGGAGCACGCCGACTTCCAGAAGGCCATCGACGACTGCTCCGAGGCGCTCGGAGGCCGGTTCGTGCCGATGGCCCTGCCGATCGGCGCCGCCGATTCCTTCAAGGGCGTCGTCGACCTCATCTCCGGCACGGCCTGGGTGGCCGACGGCTCCGGCAAGGTCACGAAGGGCGACGTGCCGGACGACATGGCCGACCAGGTCGAGGAGCTCAGGGGGCAGCTCATCGAGGCGGCCGCAGAGGCGAACGAGGAACTGATGGAGAAGTTCTTCGCGGACGAGGAACTCACGCCGGAGGAGATCCTGAACGGACTCAAGCAGGGCGTTCTGGCGACATCGATCGTTCCCGTTGTTCCGGTGGTAGGTCCGGGCATGGCCGGCATCGAGCAGCTGATGAGCCTCATCGAGGGCGTGCTGCCGTCGCCGACCGACGTGGGCGCGACGAAGGGCTTGAGGCCCGGCTCCGAGGAGGACGAGGTCGAGGTCCAGCCGTCCGCGGACGGACCGTTCACCGGTCTCGTCTTCAAGACGGTAGCCGAGCAGCACGTGGGCGAGCTCTCCTGCTTCCGCGTCTACTCCGGCTCGGTCTCCTCGGGCGACGATGTGACAAACGCCTCGCAGGACGCCGGTGAGCGTATGGGAACCGTCTACGCCATGAACGGACGAGAGCGTGAGGAGATGGAGTCGGTCTCCGCCGGCGACATAGGCGCCGTCGTCAAGCTCAAGCAGACCTCGACCGGCGACACGCTCTGTGCCAAGTCGAACCCGGTCGTGCTGCCGCCCATCGAGTTCCCGAAGCCGGTGCTCGCCGTTGCGGTCTCGGGCAAGTCGAAGGGCGACGAGGAGAAGGTCTCCAGGGGGCTTCAGTCGCTTCACGAGGAGGACCCGACGTTCACGGTGCAGTACGATCCGGTCATCAAACAGACCATCATCTCGGGTCTCGGCGACCTTCACCTCGACGTGATGGTCGACAAGCTCAAGCAGAAGTTCGGCGTCGACGTCGAGCTGCACAAGCCGAAGATCCCGTACCGCGAGACGGTGAAGGGAACCGCGCAGGCCGAGGGCAAGTACAAGAAGCAGTCCGGTGGACGCGGGCAGTTCGGCGTCGCATGGCTCAGGGTCGAGCCGAACGAGCGAGGCGAGGGGCTCGAGTTCCTCGACGAGATCGTCGGCGGGGCCATCCCGTCCAAGTTCATCCCGGCCGTCGAGAAGGGCGTGCGGGAGAGGATGGACCGCGGCATCCTGGCCGGCTACCCTGTCGTGGACGTCAAGGTCGCCGTGTACGACGGCAAGGTCCACCCGGTCGATTCGTCCGAGATGGCCTTCAAAATGGCCGGTTCGATCGGCTTCCGGCTGGCCGCCAACGACGCGAAGCCCGTGATGCTCGAGCCGGTCTACCTCATCACGGTCCGCGTCCCCGACGAGTACCTCGGCGATGTCATGAGCGACGTCT harbors:
- the fusA gene encoding elongation factor G, with the protein product MKSPAPEKIRNVALVSHGGAGKTSVADALLYAGGAVSRLGKVDDGSSTLDYSEEEKKRQITLSLGLGHYTRNGVKVNVLDCPGYADFYGDVRAGLRVADAAVLLVAAPSGVEVGTELVWQFLESDSKPRIMCVSKMDKEHADFQKAIDDCSEALGGRFVPMALPIGAADSFKGVVDLISGTAWVADGSGKVTKGDVPDDMADQVEELRGQLIEAAAEANEELMEKFFADEELTPEEILNGLKQGVLATSIVPVVPVVGPGMAGIEQLMSLIEGVLPSPTDVGATKGLRPGSEEDEVEVQPSADGPFTGLVFKTVAEQHVGELSCFRVYSGSVSSGDDVTNASQDAGERMGTVYAMNGREREEMESVSAGDIGAVVKLKQTSTGDTLCAKSNPVVLPPIEFPKPVLAVAVSGKSKGDEEKVSRGLQSLHEEDPTFTVQYDPVIKQTIISGLGDLHLDVMVDKLKQKFGVDVELHKPKIPYRETVKGTAQAEGKYKKQSGGRGQFGVAWLRVEPNERGEGLEFLDEIVGGAIPSKFIPAVEKGVRERMDRGILAGYPVVDVKVAVYDGKVHPVDSSEMAFKMAGSIGFRLAANDAKPVMLEPVYLITVRVPDEYLGDVMSDVSSRRGRIKETAQEGRSQVVRAFVPLAELYKYSTHLRSITQGRGFYEQEFSHYEEVPGDVQAKLVAEAEQEAEEE